In the genome of Phragmites australis chromosome 9, lpPhrAust1.1, whole genome shotgun sequence, the window GTTAAGACATTTTTCTTGCTGCATTGGTCGACAGACACCTACTTATCTAGCTCAAAGTAAAGTACAATTACTGCAGCAAAATGCCCTTTTTCCTTCAGAAAatcaagagaaagaaagagctctctctctctctctctatccttATTCCTTCTCCCAAAGCAAGTGGTTGTGGTCCCTGGCACACCGGCGTCCATTCTTTTTGGGCAGCGGCTCTTGCGTCGCCATGCGTCTCACCACTACGCCTCCGCctatttatacccctgctcGCCCTCCTCATCAGTCATCACAAGCAGCACaagcacaagaagcacttgTTCTTCAGCTCCTCATCGCAGCAGTACCTGCTTCCTTGCTCGTGTTTGCGAGAATGTCTTGCTGCGGCGGCAACTGCGGGTGCGGCAACGGGTGCGGCGGGTACGAACCTCACTTGTGCTGTGTACATGCAACTAACTCGTAGTGCAGAGAGGTTTCCTGATGATCATCTGTGTATTcacatgcatgcagatgcaaGATGTTCCCTGATGTGGAGGCcactgccaccaccaccaccaccaccatggtcATTGCTGCTGCCGCCCAGAAGGGGTATGTCTTTGTACACTTGTTAACTGAAAGTCTGAAAGTATTACTAGATCTTTGACAAGATATatcagaggaggaagaagctgaCGACATGAGTTTGGTTGCAGGAGTTCTGGCGGGTTCGAGGCCACGGCCGAGAACGGCGGCTGCGACTGCACCACCTGCAAGTGCGGCACCAGCTGCGGCTGCTCCTGCTGCAGCTGCAACTGAGGCGGCCCCGCGCCGCCGCGAGCACGAGGAGGAGACCCCCGCCGGTAGCCAGCGTATTAGTAGTGTCTAAATAAGATCCTGTCAACTGCTGCATCCTGTGTCATCCTGTGTCGCCTGCCCTATCATCTCCTGGGGGTATCTCAATATCTGATGATCGATGATGTCGTCGATCGTGTACTCCTCGTGCCAGCTTTAATATATGTATCCGACCTTTAACTGAACTCTGTGACTGCCGTTTTTCGCCATGCCATAATCGTCCCACTTGCAACCGTCACTCGCCCATATTCGTCGGTCGAAACCGCCGCTCCCCCATATTCGTCGCGTCCTCACGTCTTGGCAATTGCCGTATGTGGCTATAAAATCCAAATCGAACCTTTGGTCGAGGCTCCTCTTAGCCCCACCACGCCCAATCTCTCAAACCTCGCCGGATTTCCTCCACTAGAGCTCCCTCACGCCATCGCCAGACTTCCTCTACTCTCGGCGCCATCGCTGTGCAGCTCTAGCGCTTCACGACACCGTCTGAGCTCAGGACACCGTTCTCCGTCCACATATTAGATGTCCCCGACCAATCCCAGTCGAGTTCTGGCCAACGCAAGGAGCTCTAGCCGTTGCCGAACCTTTCCTGAGCCACGTCGTTGTCGCCGAGCCACCTCAAACTTCGTAGACACCCGTAACCCCGTCAAACGGACTCGCTGTAGATGTATGGTCGCGCTTCGCCACTCGCCGTCGCCTCTcaagcaccgcagcgtctcctcTACCGACCTCCGGCAGTGCACCGCCATGAAGACCCATCGCTATCGCAGTCCTGAGCAGGAGCCGAGGAAGCCCTCCCTCCACTGTACAATCGTAGATCAATGGTCAAGATTAAAAAGGTGagataccccttcgctagccaatCAGATAACGCCATATGTCCTCTTTAATAACTGGGTTTATATGAAGCCACGTCAACGCGCCACGTCGGCATCTTTGTCCCACGTGACGGTCTAGTCAGCACAACGTGTCGGAGTTGTCAGCAATCCGAGCCTGTCAGCTTGCTGATGTCAGCGTGACGTAATAATTcaattttctttagaaaaataattcacaaaaatagaatgattttgaaaataggttttcttttaatagaaaaattccaaaatttgttttatgttttaaataaatgttttaggctttttaaaaattaagtttaattctagaaaattagtTTTATGGTTTTTAGTCGTTTAAAAATTCGTTTAGCCATAGCTCAGTGTCATAGCTCTGATTTGGACGATTCATGCAcctaattttttctaaattcGTAACCTAGACAGACAACCTTAGCGTTTGTTTGTTGTGTTAGCTTCGTTTTGCGTTTGTTCACAGAAATGGTAATTATTGTAGCAACATAGAATTTAGGGATCCTAACATGATGGTTGACTTGATGATGGTGCAGGAATACACAGTTAGGTTGTGGTTTGTACATATGTAGGActctaaggaccggtttatgGACATGTAACCCGACAcaacagcgcaaccacgagacttatatgggtatggtatgaccaattaattagccaacCATCCGGTTCTGTAGACACCAGTGGACGATTGAGTGACACAAAAGGGGCATCTGCAGTAATAGATCACTGTTAGCGGTAAAACCTTAGTAGGTGCTTACGTGTCGATGTGAGCTTTAACgatcttgtagtgatctcctggcgacacaccataggaagtgtgCGAGTGCTTGGTCAGAACAACAGTATGGAGACTTCCACTTGATAATACGAGTGATGAAATTGTGACTCGTACGTAAAGTGtgcaacatctgcagagtgtaaaactgatatatcaaccgtgctcacagtcaagagtgggcttggacttcttcatgattagtggataatcttggatggttggttctgATAGTCGCGTGGTGGTAAcctgatgagttggtagccggatatagAATATCTTATGAGTTTTGGTAGTCAGATAGAATCCGATAAGTTATTCTTGTAAAGTCAGTGTTGTCatacatagtaaataggactgCTATGTCTTTTTAGTCCTAGGTTAGGATGGTATAGATGCAGTAAATCTGAGTCAAGCATTTCTGGTCTTAAGCCCTTATGTCatgctttcccacacttgcggagtacaatatgtaatcatacttgctatttccaataataaatacTGCTCATCTAAAGAAGACTAtaaggagatcaaggaagctgaagacgATAACGAAGACATAGCGTCCTAGGTcacgttgcccccagtcgattgcatATGGTGTGCCCTGAAGCTTTCATTGGAATTTCCTCATGTTCCTCCGTTATTGTTTAAAACTCCGGTATttgtttcaataaagttgtttttatGTGATATAGTACTGTTTATCATTAATGATGTCATTACATGTATAATAAAACTGATCCTGACGTATGTATATAGAATACATCTGGTCTGTTCTTTTGGGATCAGGTGTGACAAACTCCTAGCTGTGTCCATGCTTGCTTCTTCTTGATGCTGTTTGAGGTGGTGTTTGATCATGAATGTCTTGTGCTAATTAAGTGGCGTGGTTCAGTGCAAGAAACTCTGAACACAACAACATGTGGACAAACCATCTGAACAACCTGAAAAGAAACGCAGGGACTCTGTCTGATACAACCAAAAAAAGAATATGCTTTATCCTGATCA includes:
- the LOC133929658 gene encoding metallothionein-like protein 2C, encoding MSCCGGNCGCGNGCGGCKMFPDVEATATTTTTTMVIAAAAQKGSSGGFEATAENGGCDCTTCKCGTSCGCSCCSCN